In Nostocoides sp. HKS02, the DNA window GCAGGCGGCCTGCGGGACGACGTGGTCGCGACGCTGACCCGCGTCCAGAACGACCTCTTCGACGTGGGGGCCGACCTCTGCACTCCCCTGCAGGCGTCCTACGAGTACCCGCCGTTGCGGGTCGACGCCGCCTGGATCGACGAGCTCGAGGCCGACTGCGACCGCTACCTCGGCGAGCTCGAGAAGCTCCGCTCCTTCATCCTCCCCGGCGGCACCCCCGGGTCGGCCTACCTGCACGTCGCGACGACCGTCGTCCGCCGCGCCGAGCGCCAGGCATGGGCCGCGATCGCGGCATACGGGGACCAACCGGGCACGGGCACCAAGGGCGAGGGGGGCGTCAACGTCCTCACCGCGAAGTACCTGAACCGGCTGTCGGACCTGCTGTTCGTAGTGGCGCGGGTGGCCAACCTGCCCATCGGTGGCGACGTGCTGTGGCAGCCCGGCGGAGGCCGCGCGCAGGCACCACAGAAGTAGGGCTCCGAAGTAGGGCTCCAGCGTCGGGCTCCAGCGTCGGGCTCCAGCGTCGGGCTCGGGCTTCGGGCTCAGGCGACGTTGACGTTGAAGCCCGGTGGCGAGCTCTCGAGCCAGCTGCGCATCGCGGTGTAGGCCGACGGGGCGAGGGCGAGGGCGAAGGCGTCGGCGCCGTAGCGGCAGTCGACCGTGACGGCATCGGGCACCCCGGCGATCTGCTCGTCGGTGGCCACCGGGGCGGCGAGGTCGAGGCGCGCCCGCTCCCACGTGCGCGAGGGCCGCAGCGAGGGCCCCACCAGGCTGAACCATTCGAGTGAGCTGCCAGCGAAGCGCAGCAGCCCCATGCGGTACTGGGACCGACCGTGGGGCTGGAGCGCGCAGAGCATGAGGGGGGCGCCTGAGGCCAGCAGGCGGCGCCGCACGAAGATGAAGGTCAGGGCGAAGAGGGCGCAGAGGATGAGCGCGCCGGCAACGATCTCGGCAGAGATCACGAGCGTCATGCGCTGCCCTCCCCGGCTCGGCCCCCGCGGGCTAGGCCGGAATCTGCGAGGCGTCGACGGCCTCGGCGATGATGATGACCTTGTCGCGGTCCACCGACAGGAAACCCCCGTCGATGCCCGCGGTGTGGGTGCCCTGGCCCGACATGATGCGGACCTCACCCTGGACGAGGACGCCGAGCAGCGGCGTGTGGCCGGGCAGGATGCCCAGTTCGCCGTCGACGGTGCGTGCGACGACCATGTCGGCCTCGCCCTCCCAGACCTTGCGGTCCGCTGCGACGAGTTCAACCTGCAGGGTGCTCACGGTGACGTCCTCCAGATGTGGTGCTGTGCATTGAGTCTATCGGCCCGTTCGCGGTGCTCGGCGAGCGCCTCGGACGGACCTCGTATGCCGCGGGGGCCAGCCGTGCGGCTGGCCCCCGGTGGCCGTGCATGTGGTGCGAGGCGACCCGAACCGTCAGAGGTTCTTCTCGATCTCGGCGGCCTGGCGCTCGACGTCGTCGAGGCCACCGCACATGAAGAACGCCTGCTCGGGCACGTGGTCGTACTCGCCATCGGCGATCTTGGTGAACGCCTCGACGGTGTCGACCAGCGGAACCGTCGAACCCTCGATGCCGGTGAACTGCTTGGCGACGTAGGTGTTCTGCGACAGGAAGCGCTGGATGCGACGCGCGCGGTTGACGAGGATCTTGTCCTCTTCGGAGAGCTCGTCGATGCCGAGGATGGCGATGATGTCCTGCAGCTCCTTGTTGCGCTGGAGGATCTGCTTGACGCGCACCGCGGTGTTGTAGTGGTCATCGGCGATGTAGCGCCGGTCGAGGATTCGTGACGTCGAGGTCAGCGGGTCCACGGCCGGGTAGATGCCGAGCGAGGCGATCTCGCGCGAGAGCTCGGTGGTGGCGTCGAGGTGCGCGAAGGTCGTGGCCGGGGCCGGGTCGGTGTAGTCGTCAGCCGGCACGTAGATCGCCTGCATCGAGGTGATCGAGTGACCGCGCGTGGAGGTGATGCGCTCCTGGAGGGTGCCCATCTCGTCGGCGAGGGTGGGCTGGTAACCCACGGCGGACGGCATCCGGCCGAGCAGGGTGGAGACCTCGGACCCGGCCTGGGTGAACCGGAAGATGTTGTCGATGAAGAGCAGCACGTCCTGGTTCTGCACGTCGCGGAAGTACTCGGCCATGGTCAGGGCCGACAGGGCGACGCGAAGTCGCGTGCCCGGCGGCTCGTCCATCTGGCCGAACACCAGGGCGGTCTGGCCGAGGACGCCGGCCTCCTCCATCTCGACCATGAGGTCGTTGCCCTCACGGGTGCGCTCGCCGACACCGGCGAACACGGACACGCCACCGTGGTCGCGCGCGACACGGGCGATCATCTCCTGGATGAGCACGGTCTTGCCCACACCGGCGCCACCGAACAGGCCGATCTTGCCACCCTGGACGTACGGGGTCAGCAGGTCGATGACCTTGATACCGGTCTCGAACATCTGGGTCTTGGACTCGAGCTGGTCGAAGGCGGGAGCCTTGCGGTGGATGCCCCAGCGCTCCTTGACCTCGAAGGTCTCGCCTTCAGCGAGGTTCATGACGTCGCCGGTGGTGTTGAACACCTTGCCGAGCGTCTGGTCACCGACGGGCACCATGATCGGGCCGCCGGTGTCCTGCACCTGCGTGCCGCGCACGAGGCCGTCGGTGGGCTGCAGCGAGATGGCGCGGACCATGTTGTCGCCGATGTGCTGGGCGACCTCGAGGTTGATGTTCTTCTTCTCGCCCGCGAGCTCGACCTCGGTGGTCAGCAGGTTGTACTGCTCGGGCATGGCGTCGGCGGGGAACTCGACGTCGACGACCGGGCCGATGATGCGGGCGATGCGGCCCACACCACCGGGGGTGATCTCCGTCGTGGCCTCAGAAACAGTGGCAGTCATGGATTCTCTCTACCTTCTCAACTGGCGTCGGCGAGGGCGCTGGCGCCGCCCACGATCTCGCTGATCTCTTGGGTGATCTCGGCCTGGCGGGCCTGGTTGGCCAACCGGGTGTACTTCTTGATGAGCTCCTCGGCGTTGTCCGTGGCCGACTTCATGGCCTTCTGGCGCGAGGCCAGCTCGGAGGCGGCCGCCTGGAGCAGGCAGTTGTAGATGCGGGCGGTGACGTACTTGGGCAGCAGTGCGTCGAGGACCTGTTCGGCACTCGGCTCGAACTCGTAGAGCGGCAGGACCTCGTCCTCGGCCGGGGCCTCCTCGCCCTCGACGACCTCCAGCGGAAGCATCCGGATGACGTCAGGCGTCTGGGTGACCATGTTGACGAAGCGCGTGAACACGATGTGCACCTCGTCCACGCCGCCCTCGTCCACCGGCCGGTTGAAGTCGGTGACCAGCCGCTCGCCGATCTCGCGCGCGATCTCGAAGGTCGGCTGGTCGGTGAACCCGCTCCACTCGGCGGCGAACTCGCGCTTGCGGAACCGGTAGAACCCGGTCGCCTTGCGACCCACGAGGTAGGGCACGACCTCCTTGCCGGCCTCCCGCAGCTCGCCGACCAGACGCTCGCTCTCCTTGATGGCCGAGGAGGAGTACGCGCCGGCGAGGCCACGGTCGGAGGTGATGACCAGGACCGCGGCGCGACGGACGTCCTCGTGCTCGGTCGTCAGCGGGTGGTCGACGTTGGAGTACGTCGCAACCGCAGACACGGCCCGGGTCAGAGCGCGGGAGTACGGAGAGGACTCCTTGACGCGCTGCTGCGCCTTGACCACGCGCGAAGCAGCGATGAGCTCCATCGCGCGCGTGATCTTCTTGGTCGCCTGGACGGACCGGATGCGCTGGCGGTAGACCCGCATCTGCGCTCCCATATGTTGCCGCCTCTCTCGTGTGGATCTGGTGCGGCGCGAGGCCGCTGGTCAGGTCGTGGTATGCCGTGCGCCCACCGGGTGGGCGCCCGCTGCCGGGTGCCCACGACGGTGGGCACCCGGCATACGGGTCAGTGCTTCTTCTGCTTGACGATGCGCTCCTGCTCGACCTCGTGGCCCAGGGCCTCGGGGTTGGCCTCGTGGCCCACCGGGGTCTTCTCGGCGCCCGAAGCCTGGAACTGCTCCTTGAACGTGGTCACCGCGTCCTCGAGGGCCGAGCGGGTCTCGTCGGCGAACTTCTTGGACTCGCGGATCGCGTCCAGGACACCCTTGTGCTCACGGCGCAGGTAGTCGAGGAACTCGCCCTCGAAGCGGCGGACGTCCTCGACCGCGACCGAGTCGAGCTGGCCCGAGGTGCCGGCCCAGATGGAGACGACCTGCTCCTCGACCGGGAACGGCGCGGACTGCGACTGCTTGAGCAATTCGACGAGGCGCGCACCCTTGGCGAGCTGGGCCCGGGACGCGGCGTCGAGGTCGGACGCGAACATCGCGAAGGCCTCCATCGCGCGGAACTGCGCGAGGTCGAGCTTGAGGCGACCCGAGACGTCCTTCATGGCCTTGATCTGCGCGGCGCCACCGACACGCGACACCGACACACCCACGTCGATCGCGGGGCGGACGTTGGCGTTGAACAGGTCGGCCTGGAGGTAGATCTGGCCGTCGGTGATGGAGATGACGTTGGTCGGGATGTAGGCCGACACGTCACCGGCCTTGGTCTCGATGATCGGCAGACCGGTCATCGAGCCGGCGCCGAGCTCGTCGGACAGCTTGGCACAGCGCTCGAGCAGGCGGCTGTGCAGGTAGAAGACGTCACCGGGGTAGGCCTCGCGGCCCGGCGGGCGACGCAGCAGCAGCGACACGGCGCGGTAGGCCTCGGCCTGCTTGGACAGGTCATCGAAGACGATGAGGACGTGCTTGCCCTGGTACATCCAGTGCTGGCCGATGGCCGAACCGGTGTAGGGGGCGAGGTACTTGAAGCCGGCCGAGTCGGAGGCCGGAGCCGCGACGATGGTCGTG includes these proteins:
- a CDS encoding F0F1 ATP synthase subunit gamma; this translates as MGAQMRVYRQRIRSVQATKKITRAMELIAASRVVKAQQRVKESSPYSRALTRAVSAVATYSNVDHPLTTEHEDVRRAAVLVITSDRGLAGAYSSSAIKESERLVGELREAGKEVVPYLVGRKATGFYRFRKREFAAEWSGFTDQPTFEIAREIGERLVTDFNRPVDEGGVDEVHIVFTRFVNMVTQTPDVIRMLPLEVVEGEEAPAEDEVLPLYEFEPSAEQVLDALLPKYVTARIYNCLLQAAASELASRQKAMKSATDNAEELIKKYTRLANQARQAEITQEISEIVGGASALADAS
- a CDS encoding cob(I)yrinic acid a,c-diamide adenosyltransferase codes for the protein MVNLTRIYTRTGDDGQTHLGDMSRTSKNDLRLLAYADANEANAAIGVAIAAGGLRDDVVATLTRVQNDLFDVGADLCTPLQASYEYPPLRVDAAWIDELEADCDRYLGELEKLRSFILPGGTPGSAYLHVATTVVRRAERQAWAAIAAYGDQPGTGTKGEGGVNVLTAKYLNRLSDLLFVVARVANLPIGGDVLWQPGGGRAQAPQK
- the atpD gene encoding F0F1 ATP synthase subunit beta, whose translation is MTATVSEATTEITPGGVGRIARIIGPVVDVEFPADAMPEQYNLLTTEVELAGEKKNINLEVAQHIGDNMVRAISLQPTDGLVRGTQVQDTGGPIMVPVGDQTLGKVFNTTGDVMNLAEGETFEVKERWGIHRKAPAFDQLESKTQMFETGIKVIDLLTPYVQGGKIGLFGGAGVGKTVLIQEMIARVARDHGGVSVFAGVGERTREGNDLMVEMEEAGVLGQTALVFGQMDEPPGTRLRVALSALTMAEYFRDVQNQDVLLFIDNIFRFTQAGSEVSTLLGRMPSAVGYQPTLADEMGTLQERITSTRGHSITSMQAIYVPADDYTDPAPATTFAHLDATTELSREIASLGIYPAVDPLTSTSRILDRRYIADDHYNTAVRVKQILQRNKELQDIIAILGIDELSEEDKILVNRARRIQRFLSQNTYVAKQFTGIEGSTVPLVDTVEAFTKIADGEYDHVPEQAFFMCGGLDDVERQAAEIEKNL
- a CDS encoding F0F1 ATP synthase subunit epsilon: MSTLQVELVAADRKVWEGEADMVVARTVDGELGILPGHTPLLGVLVQGEVRIMSGQGTHTAGIDGGFLSVDRDKVIIIAEAVDASQIPA
- a CDS encoding DUF2550 family protein, with the protein product MTLVISAEIVAGALILCALFALTFIFVRRRLLASGAPLMLCALQPHGRSQYRMGLLRFAGSSLEWFSLVGPSLRPSRTWERARLDLAAPVATDEQIAGVPDAVTVDCRYGADAFALALAPSAYTAMRSWLESSPPGFNVNVA
- the atpA gene encoding F0F1 ATP synthase subunit alpha; translation: MTELSIRPEEIRDALDNFVQSYEPGAASREEVGRVTDAGDGIAHVEGLPSCMTNELLEFEDGTLGLALNLDVHDIGVVILGDFSNIEEGQEVKRTGEVLSVPVGDEYLGRVVNPLGQPIDGLGEIGATERRALELQAPTVVQRKSVHQPLQTGLKAVDAMTPIGRGQRQLIIGDRQTGKTTVAVDTIINQKQNWETGDPEQQVRCIYVAMGQKGSTIAAVRGTLEDAGALEYTTIVAAPASDSAGFKYLAPYTGSAIGQHWMYQGKHVLIVFDDLSKQAEAYRAVSLLLRRPPGREAYPGDVFYLHSRLLERCAKLSDELGAGSMTGLPIIETKAGDVSAYIPTNVISITDGQIYLQADLFNANVRPAIDVGVSVSRVGGAAQIKAMKDVSGRLKLDLAQFRAMEAFAMFASDLDAASRAQLAKGARLVELLKQSQSAPFPVEEQVVSIWAGTSGQLDSVAVEDVRRFEGEFLDYLRREHKGVLDAIRESKKFADETRSALEDAVTTFKEQFQASGAEKTPVGHEANPEALGHEVEQERIVKQKKH